Proteins encoded by one window of Bradyrhizobium sp. B097:
- a CDS encoding glycosyltransferase family 4 protein, which yields MAPRVVVFNNMITPYTNRLYNELVDRGLNLAVLSCTAQEADRSWAGSFTPRYTTRTVPGVSIPLSRSRHTHFNIGIGRALNALAPDLLFVNGLYPSMLAGAAWARANGRALALTIDGWRETMPNTAYHRLARPWLLRQCGAVVCCSDKGRAYFRGEGVGDDDLFVVPLVPAWDPPETVPGFHDRPFHLLWCARINDDAKNAIFFENVAIALGRVLPGLRVRVVGSGAAEQRMLARLGGAGIDVSHDSYVPWQAISEVYLQSRLLLLPSLLEPWGLVCNEALQCGVPCLVSPHVGAGGELVRDRVNGHVCALDEQAWVDAARGLLEHPARWEAMSRQARRSMRKDALADAAARFAAAVDHLLRAPARQEAVQ from the coding sequence ATGGCGCCGCGCGTGGTCGTCTTCAACAACATGATCACACCCTACACCAATCGGCTCTACAACGAGCTGGTTGACCGTGGGCTCAATCTCGCGGTGCTGTCCTGTACCGCGCAGGAGGCCGATCGCTCCTGGGCGGGATCGTTCACACCGCGCTACACGACGCGCACGGTGCCCGGCGTCTCGATCCCGCTGTCGCGCTCGCGTCACACCCATTTCAATATCGGGATCGGGCGCGCCTTGAACGCGCTCGCGCCCGACCTGCTATTCGTCAACGGCCTTTATCCCTCGATGCTGGCCGGCGCGGCATGGGCGCGCGCCAACGGCAGGGCGCTTGCGCTGACGATCGACGGCTGGCGCGAGACGATGCCCAACACGGCCTATCATCGCCTGGCGCGGCCATGGCTGCTGCGCCAATGCGGCGCGGTCGTGTGCTGCAGCGACAAGGGCAGGGCGTATTTCCGCGGCGAGGGTGTCGGCGACGACGATCTGTTCGTCGTGCCGCTGGTGCCGGCATGGGATCCGCCGGAGACCGTCCCTGGTTTCCACGACCGTCCCTTTCACCTGCTGTGGTGCGCCCGCATCAACGACGACGCCAAGAACGCGATCTTCTTCGAGAACGTCGCCATCGCGCTCGGCCGGGTCTTGCCCGGCTTGAGGGTTCGCGTGGTCGGGTCCGGCGCTGCCGAGCAGCGCATGCTGGCGCGGCTCGGCGGCGCCGGCATCGATGTCAGCCACGACAGCTATGTGCCATGGCAGGCGATATCGGAGGTCTATCTGCAATCGCGGTTGTTGCTGCTGCCCTCTTTGCTGGAACCATGGGGTCTGGTGTGCAACGAGGCCTTGCAGTGCGGGGTTCCCTGCCTGGTGTCGCCCCATGTCGGGGCGGGCGGTGAGTTGGTGCGCGACCGGGTTAATGGCCATGTTTGCGCGCTCGATGAGCAGGCTTGGGTCGACGCGGCGCGTGGCTTGCTCGAACATCCGGCGCGCTGGGAGGCGATGTCGCGGCAGGCCAGGCGCAGTATGCGTAAGGACGCACTTGCCGACGCCGCGGCGCGCTTTGCTGCCGCGGTCGATCATCTCTTGAGGGCGCCGGCCCGGCAGGAAGCCGTTCAATGA
- a CDS encoding polysaccharide transporter: MAAQTRVACAARGALGRLRRAGGNVALGLIDQALLSGSAFVLTIVLANVLDINSFGQFSIAWSFSILIEAVFLRGLFDDGLPATAHRIPKSLWPQLRLGLYLSSLLVSAVLGLLLVVAGLVIGAVGGAAGGLVIATGLAIPAVRLQSMFRRICYLDGRLPRAVASSLTYCVALVVSAGLMIALKLTGAAAAMACIAISAALAGSLLLAHTIDLAWPQTRIFRGSLRRLFRNGRWFVATSLTYWIGSIGLIPVCGFLIGLDASASLRILLLVFAPLSQFCATMFSVRLPEIAAELRAGRRSAVAAAARENAVLLGSIALAYGAMVVLLGQRMLALVIHGQSYEIGTGSIALMGTAMALDAVWLGLALPLFATGRPQRFMLSRIAGLVALCGVLPLAAEAWQVVGAVAAMVASSAASVIVVVLTNSVREKT, encoded by the coding sequence ATGGCGGCCCAGACCCGGGTCGCCTGTGCTGCGCGCGGAGCGCTCGGCCGGCTGCGGCGCGCCGGGGGCAATGTCGCGCTCGGCTTGATCGATCAGGCGCTGCTTAGCGGCTCGGCCTTCGTGCTGACGATCGTGCTGGCCAATGTGCTCGATATCAATTCGTTCGGCCAATTCAGCATCGCCTGGTCGTTCTCTATCCTGATCGAGGCGGTGTTTCTGCGCGGGTTGTTCGACGACGGGCTGCCGGCGACCGCGCATCGCATCCCGAAATCGCTATGGCCGCAGCTGCGGCTCGGCCTCTATCTGTCGTCGCTGCTGGTTTCGGCGGTGCTTGGCCTGCTGCTGGTGGTTGCCGGTCTCGTGATCGGTGCGGTCGGCGGTGCCGCGGGCGGGCTCGTGATCGCGACCGGGCTCGCGATCCCTGCGGTTCGGCTGCAAAGCATGTTCCGCCGCATCTGCTATCTCGATGGGCGGCTGCCGCGCGCGGTGGCATCGTCGCTCACCTATTGCGTGGCGCTCGTCGTCTCGGCTGGCCTGATGATCGCGCTCAAACTGACCGGCGCTGCGGCTGCGATGGCCTGCATCGCGATCTCGGCGGCGCTCGCCGGCAGCCTGCTGCTCGCTCACACCATCGACCTGGCCTGGCCGCAGACCAGGATCTTCCGCGGCTCGCTGCGGCGGCTGTTTCGGAACGGCCGCTGGTTCGTCGCGACCTCGCTCACCTACTGGATCGGCAGCATCGGGCTGATCCCGGTTTGCGGCTTCCTGATCGGGCTGGACGCGAGCGCGTCGCTGCGGATCCTGCTCCTGGTGTTCGCACCGCTGAGCCAGTTCTGCGCGACGATGTTCTCGGTCCGCCTGCCGGAAATCGCAGCCGAGCTGCGCGCCGGCCGGCGCAGCGCGGTCGCCGCTGCTGCACGCGAGAACGCCGTGCTGCTCGGCTCGATCGCGCTCGCCTATGGCGCGATGGTCGTGCTGCTCGGCCAGCGCATGCTCGCCCTTGTCATCCACGGTCAGAGCTACGAGATCGGTACCGGCAGCATCGCCTTGATGGGGACCGCGATGGCGCTCGACGCGGTGTGGCTCGGCCTCGCGCTGCCGCTGTTCGCGACCGGCAGGCCGCAGCGGTTCATGCTGAGCCGGATCGCTGGCCTCGTCGCACTGTGTGGCGTTCTGCCGCTTGCGGCGGAGGCCTGGCAAGTGGTGGGCGCGGTTGCGGCGATGGTGGCCTCCAGCGCGGCGTCGGTCATCGTGGTCGTGCTGACCAATTCGGTGCGGGAGAAGACATGA
- a CDS encoding methyltransferase domain-containing protein, whose translation MTMEFSIRQHNAHYEGVYSAQERDWRRVCAVDKADHIAGLLGASAAGVGNVLEVGCGTGAVLARLSAIGIGRDFTGIDVIDPATNLETDGAASAPFRWSSYDGATIPFADGSFDLVYASHVLEHVPEPRAFLHELARVARNFIYLEVPCELHARTNRRALQSTLDIGHINFYTPDTFRLVLETAGLHVVGFGTYDHSLPVHAFHSSRVRGLAKSLVRKSLLSVSPELATRLATYHCGALCRRVEALPPPRDR comes from the coding sequence ATGACGATGGAATTCAGCATCAGGCAGCACAACGCGCATTATGAGGGCGTCTATTCGGCGCAGGAGCGCGACTGGCGCCGCGTCTGCGCAGTCGACAAGGCCGATCATATTGCCGGCTTGCTCGGCGCGTCGGCCGCCGGTGTCGGCAATGTGCTCGAGGTCGGCTGCGGTACCGGCGCCGTGCTGGCGCGGCTGTCCGCGATCGGCATCGGCCGCGACTTCACCGGCATCGACGTCATCGATCCCGCGACCAACCTGGAGACCGATGGCGCCGCTTCAGCCCCGTTCCGCTGGTCGAGCTATGACGGTGCCACGATCCCGTTCGCCGACGGATCGTTCGACCTCGTCTATGCCAGCCACGTGCTCGAACACGTGCCCGAGCCGCGCGCGTTCCTGCACGAGCTTGCCCGGGTGGCGCGGAACTTCATCTATCTCGAAGTGCCGTGCGAGCTGCATGCGCGAACCAATCGCCGGGCGCTGCAATCGACGCTCGACATCGGCCACATCAATTTCTACACGCCGGACACGTTCCGCCTGGTGCTGGAGACCGCGGGGCTGCATGTTGTCGGCTTCGGTACCTATGATCACAGCCTGCCGGTGCACGCTTTTCATTCATCGCGGGTCAGGGGGCTTGCCAAGAGCCTTGTGCGGAAGTCGCTGTTGTCGGTCAGCCCCGAGCTTGCGACCCGGCTTGCGACCTATCATTGCGGGGCGCTCTGCCGGCGCGTCGAAGCGCTGCCCCCGCCGCGGGACCGATAA
- a CDS encoding O-antigen ligase family protein, whose product MIGRWWFRTELFLHAYLVMVLGCIYFLFNFIEGISFAERAGESTLFRGVWLLLYILLMLHIAVDRKRFGLLMLQSHLYLAFIAFALVSLALSADPAGASIKFAMYLLTTLFSAWVVISCPVDRLVDTLFRIGIVVLIVHVVLFPVIGSQWDYDPLHRPTVLGTQAYAGVFGHKNLAGAFFGLMVLICFVRMLAGPRRQFGWSLLLMGCHLFALAAAGAAGPLISMLTALAVTFGLLLVVLGHRGAASIYWLGLAFVALVTFAVPSDELYGLVGRSGNLTGRSFLWAVWPHFFWQHPWLGYGFSGFFNELPNSPVNELTSMAPWNTEFGSFENSYLDAFLQFGLLGGAFYMLLVARALWNTIVFTFERRGMYWLAPFAMLLFVVIASANDSSQLLHNYFGCVLVFWCYFGPEARLQMVPRRAFARLRVSEA is encoded by the coding sequence ATGATCGGCAGATGGTGGTTTCGAACTGAGCTCTTTCTGCACGCCTATCTGGTGATGGTGCTCGGCTGCATCTATTTCCTGTTCAATTTCATCGAGGGCATCTCGTTCGCGGAACGGGCCGGGGAGTCCACGCTGTTCCGCGGCGTGTGGCTGCTGCTTTATATCCTGCTGATGCTGCACATTGCGGTCGATCGGAAACGCTTCGGCCTGCTGATGCTGCAATCGCATCTCTATCTGGCATTCATTGCCTTCGCGCTGGTGTCGCTGGCGCTGAGCGCCGACCCCGCGGGCGCGTCGATCAAGTTCGCGATGTACCTCCTGACCACGCTGTTCTCGGCATGGGTCGTGATCAGCTGCCCGGTCGATCGGCTCGTCGACACCCTGTTCCGGATCGGGATCGTGGTGCTGATCGTTCATGTCGTGCTATTTCCGGTGATCGGCTCGCAATGGGACTACGATCCGCTGCATCGGCCGACCGTGCTCGGGACCCAGGCCTATGCCGGCGTGTTCGGCCACAAGAATCTCGCGGGCGCCTTCTTCGGTCTCATGGTGCTGATCTGTTTCGTCCGCATGCTGGCGGGGCCGCGGCGGCAGTTCGGCTGGTCGCTGTTGCTGATGGGGTGTCATCTTTTTGCGCTCGCCGCGGCCGGCGCAGCAGGACCGCTGATCAGCATGTTGACGGCACTCGCCGTGACTTTCGGGCTGCTGCTGGTGGTGCTTGGACACAGGGGAGCTGCCTCGATCTACTGGCTCGGCCTCGCCTTTGTTGCGCTTGTCACGTTCGCCGTGCCGAGCGACGAGTTGTACGGGCTGGTCGGCCGCAGCGGAAACCTGACCGGCCGCTCGTTCCTCTGGGCGGTCTGGCCGCACTTCTTCTGGCAACACCCCTGGCTGGGCTACGGCTTCTCCGGGTTCTTCAACGAGTTGCCGAACTCGCCCGTGAACGAGCTGACGAGCATGGCGCCATGGAACACCGAGTTTGGCTCGTTCGAGAATTCCTATCTTGATGCTTTCCTCCAGTTCGGCCTGCTCGGCGGCGCGTTCTATATGCTGCTGGTGGCGCGGGCGTTATGGAACACCATCGTCTTCACGTTCGAGCGGCGCGGGATGTATTGGCTGGCGCCGTTCGCGATGCTGCTGTTCGTCGTGATCGCGTCAGCCAACGATTCCAGTCAGCTGCTGCACAATTATTTCGGCTGCGTGCTGGTGTTCTGGTGCTATTTCGGCCCGGAAGCCAGGCTGCAGATGGTGCCGCGGCGGGCGTTTGCCAGACTGCGTGTGAGTGAGGCGTGA
- a CDS encoding polysaccharide biosynthesis tyrosine autokinase, whose amino-acid sequence MLQRNQISPSVDLRNRPAELPSLAETFDAFVTYLLRQYWVILGTAGLCLFGGICYLMTAAPSYTALATMIIDTRKFQAFQQQSPVSELPVDSSAVESQVEILKSENVALAVIRDLKLNEDPEFIGSRAGAAGAVLDFVSGLFAGSAPPNEFDRTRRAVRTFQKQLDVRRRGMTYVIEVSFRSLDPERAAQIANGVADAYIVDQLDSKYQATRRASVWLQDRIQELRTQASNAERAVLDYKKTNNIVTSSGKLLNEQQLGELNTQLVHVKSQVTDAKAKLDRIEAVVKGGVADATVADTLNNQVITKLRSQYLELANREADWSSRYGYNHLAAVNLRNQMREIQSSIIDELKRLAESYKSDYAIALQRQTEIERAVNESVSQSQSTNQAQVTLRELESSAQTYRSLYDNFLQRYMENVQQQSFPVSEARVITRASRPLSKSHPQTLVVLALSALGGLIAGLGLGVLRDLYDRVFRTAEMVETILDADCVAIVPRLSPSQLKAPVVARPNLPVGARLIQRGDEPVLWAAIDSPFSRFSEAIRSIKVNADLNVTKPSKILGLTSALPNEGKSTLAFVFAQLVAQSGARVLLVDCDLRNPSLSRKVAASAERGILDVLSNNATLQETLWRDPETGLAFLPGATRSRIAHSHEVLASDQMKDFIDGVRSHYDYVIVDFPPLTPVVDVRITAHFVDSFVFIVEWGKTQVQVVERALRSARAVNENLLGVVLNKADIAAMSRYSGYGGKNYYYNSHYGRYGYTE is encoded by the coding sequence ATGCTTCAGCGCAACCAGATTTCGCCGTCTGTCGATCTGAGAAATCGTCCGGCCGAATTGCCGTCGCTGGCGGAGACCTTCGACGCCTTTGTCACTTATCTGCTCCGGCAGTACTGGGTGATCCTCGGGACGGCGGGCCTCTGCCTGTTCGGCGGCATCTGCTACCTGATGACGGCGGCGCCGAGCTATACCGCGCTCGCCACGATGATCATCGACACGCGCAAATTCCAGGCCTTCCAGCAGCAATCGCCGGTAAGCGAGCTCCCGGTCGATTCTTCCGCGGTCGAGAGCCAGGTCGAAATCCTGAAGTCGGAGAACGTGGCGCTCGCGGTGATCCGCGACCTCAAGCTCAACGAGGATCCGGAATTCATCGGCTCCAGGGCCGGCGCGGCGGGAGCCGTGCTCGATTTCGTATCCGGCCTGTTCGCCGGCAGCGCGCCGCCCAACGAGTTCGACCGGACCCGGCGCGCGGTCCGCACCTTCCAGAAGCAGCTCGACGTCCGCCGCCGCGGCATGACCTATGTGATCGAGGTCTCTTTCCGCTCGCTCGATCCGGAGCGTGCGGCGCAAATCGCTAACGGTGTTGCCGACGCCTACATCGTCGACCAGCTCGATTCCAAGTATCAGGCGACGCGCCGCGCCAGCGTCTGGCTGCAGGACCGCATCCAGGAGCTGCGCACGCAGGCATCCAATGCCGAGCGCGCGGTGCTCGACTACAAGAAGACCAACAACATCGTCACCTCGAGCGGCAAGCTGCTCAACGAGCAGCAGCTCGGCGAGCTCAACACCCAGCTGGTCCATGTGAAGTCGCAGGTCACCGACGCCAAGGCCAAGCTCGACCGCATCGAGGCGGTGGTGAAGGGCGGCGTCGCCGACGCGACGGTTGCCGATACGCTGAACAACCAGGTCATCACCAAGCTCCGCTCGCAATATCTTGAGCTTGCCAACCGCGAGGCCGACTGGTCGTCGCGCTATGGCTACAATCACCTGGCCGCCGTCAATCTGCGCAACCAGATGCGAGAGATCCAGTCGTCGATCATCGACGAGCTGAAGCGGCTCGCCGAAAGCTACAAGAGCGACTATGCGATCGCCCTGCAGCGTCAGACCGAGATCGAGCGCGCCGTGAACGAGTCGGTCTCGCAGTCGCAGTCCACCAACCAGGCGCAGGTCACGCTGCGCGAGCTCGAGAGCTCGGCCCAGACCTATCGCTCGCTCTATGACAATTTCCTGCAGCGCTACATGGAAAATGTGCAGCAGCAGTCGTTCCCGGTCAGCGAGGCGCGGGTGATCACCCGTGCCTCGCGTCCGCTCAGCAAGAGCCACCCGCAGACCTTGGTCGTGCTCGCGCTCTCGGCGCTCGGCGGCCTGATCGCCGGGCTCGGGCTCGGCGTGTTGCGCGATCTCTATGACCGGGTGTTCCGCACCGCTGAAATGGTCGAGACCATCCTCGACGCCGATTGCGTCGCGATCGTTCCCCGCCTCTCGCCAAGCCAGCTCAAGGCGCCGGTGGTCGCTCGTCCCAACCTGCCGGTCGGCGCGCGCTTGATCCAGCGCGGCGATGAACCGGTGCTGTGGGCGGCGATCGATTCGCCGTTCTCACGGTTCTCGGAAGCGATCCGCTCGATCAAGGTCAATGCCGACCTCAACGTCACCAAGCCGTCGAAGATCCTCGGCCTGACCTCGGCACTGCCCAACGAGGGCAAGTCGACGCTGGCCTTCGTGTTCGCGCAGCTGGTCGCGCAAAGCGGGGCGCGCGTGCTCCTGGTCGATTGCGACCTGCGCAATCCCTCGCTCAGCCGCAAGGTCGCCGCGAGCGCCGAGCGCGGCATTCTCGACGTCTTGTCGAACAATGCGACATTGCAGGAGACGCTGTGGCGCGATCCAGAGACCGGCCTTGCCTTCCTGCCGGGCGCCACACGGTCGCGCATCGCGCATTCGCACGAGGTGCTGGCCTCCGACCAGATGAAGGATTTCATCGACGGCGTCCGCAGTCATTATGATTACGTGATCGTCGACTTCCCGCCGCTGACGCCGGTGGTCGATGTCCGCATCACCGCGCACTTCGTCGATTCCTTCGTCTTCATCGTGGAATGGGGCAAGACCCAGGTGCAGGTGGTCGAGCGGGCGCTGCGCAGCGCGCGTGCGGTCAACGAGAACCTGCTCGGCGTCGTGCTCAACAAGGCCGATATCGCCGCGATGAGCCGCTATAGCGGCTATGGCGGAAAGAACTACTATTACAACTCGCATTATGGGCGATATGGCTACACCGAGTGA
- a CDS encoding O-antigen ligase family protein, whose amino-acid sequence MPWPVRWSSWLFCAVVALAPLPLGSVGGVASAIWSILLAIVLLGMLPMRLRGSQLAILAVTALLTALAMLVLHEQSAVRPWSGVAPNALWAEAGKLLPAELPPAVTVARNQPFYSAGVGIVCLLSFAIGVVLGANRVLARGLLRAVAIAGLVYAILGIITFAIDPTRIFLLHDKQAHLEWLTSPFVNRNTAAIYYGCCALIWLLFGCELIERHWPSHRASLPRLLARLDMPARRRLAGHAFGWLTCLLAMFLTGSRGGVGISLLAAVAAAAIFFRNRMPRRYGLIMALCVGSLVALALLQLLGGGVGARFSTIGLSDEGRFSTYRATLRMIWDHPWLGDGFGSFEWVYPAYRTDDISLRGTWNRAHNSWLELASDGGMLMAGAVMIALLAAFGVLAHGVRTRRRDVIVPLAALCASAAGGLHSMIDFSLQITGYAVVIAAMLGAGLSQSFRSGRGTGNDRGDRDACIAAGSPVNADFAPEPGGAAGQGF is encoded by the coding sequence TTGCCGTGGCCGGTACGATGGTCGTCGTGGCTGTTCTGCGCCGTCGTCGCGTTGGCGCCACTGCCGCTCGGCTCGGTCGGCGGCGTCGCGTCCGCGATCTGGTCGATCCTGCTCGCGATCGTCTTGCTCGGGATGTTGCCGATGCGCTTGCGCGGCAGCCAGCTCGCAATCCTCGCGGTAACGGCGCTGCTGACTGCGCTCGCCATGCTGGTGCTGCACGAGCAGTCGGCGGTGCGGCCCTGGTCGGGCGTGGCGCCGAACGCGCTGTGGGCAGAGGCCGGCAAATTGCTGCCGGCCGAGCTTCCGCCCGCCGTGACGGTCGCGCGCAACCAGCCATTTTATTCCGCGGGCGTCGGGATCGTCTGCCTGCTCAGCTTTGCGATCGGGGTCGTGCTCGGTGCGAACCGCGTATTGGCGCGCGGATTGCTGCGGGCGGTGGCCATTGCCGGCTTGGTCTATGCGATCCTCGGCATCATCACCTTCGCGATCGATCCCACCCGGATCTTCCTGCTTCACGACAAGCAGGCCCATCTGGAATGGCTGACGTCTCCCTTCGTCAACCGCAACACGGCGGCTATCTATTACGGCTGCTGTGCGCTGATCTGGCTGTTGTTCGGCTGCGAATTGATCGAGCGGCACTGGCCGTCGCACCGGGCCAGCCTGCCACGCCTGTTGGCGCGCCTCGATATGCCGGCACGGCGCCGGCTCGCCGGCCATGCGTTCGGCTGGCTTACTTGCCTGCTGGCGATGTTTCTGACCGGATCGCGCGGCGGCGTCGGGATCTCGTTGCTCGCTGCGGTCGCAGCTGCCGCGATCTTCTTTCGTAACCGGATGCCGCGCCGCTACGGCCTGATCATGGCGCTTTGCGTCGGCAGCCTGGTTGCGCTGGCGCTGCTGCAGCTGCTCGGCGGCGGCGTCGGCGCGCGCTTCAGCACGATCGGCCTGTCGGATGAGGGACGGTTCTCGACCTATCGCGCGACGTTGCGGATGATCTGGGATCATCCTTGGCTCGGCGATGGTTTCGGGTCCTTCGAATGGGTCTATCCGGCCTATCGCACCGACGACATCTCGTTGCGTGGGACCTGGAACCGGGCCCACAACAGCTGGCTCGAGCTGGCGTCCGACGGCGGAATGTTAATGGCCGGCGCGGTCATGATCGCGCTGCTCGCAGCCTTCGGGGTGCTCGCGCATGGCGTGCGGACCCGTCGCCGCGACGTGATCGTGCCGCTCGCGGCGCTCTGCGCGTCGGCTGCCGGCGGACTCCATTCGATGATCGATTTCTCGCTCCAGATCACCGGCTACGCCGTTGTTATCGCCGCGATGCTCGGGGCGGGGCTGTCACAATCCTTCCGCTCCGGCAGGGGCACCGGCAACGATCGCGGCGACAGGGACGCCTGTATTGCGGCCGGTTCGCCAGTTAACGCTGATTTCGCGCCTGAGCCCGGCGGCGCGGCCGGGCAGGGGTTTTAA